The Primulina tabacum isolate GXHZ01 chromosome 1, ASM2559414v2, whole genome shotgun sequence genome contains the following window.
TCGCCAACGCAAGTAAATGTATGGCTCGAAACATCCCCCAACCTTTTGTTCTCGTATATGTGGACAAGCTTGCTTTTCCTCGCGTGCTCCTCCAATGAGATAGGAGATTCCACGGCATCTTCCCTCCACCCTCATCAACAAAATCTCACTTTTCAGCTCTAACAACCAATCAATATTTCACAACCAACTTACCAAGTGGGATTTAGGCCACATTTTGATCAAGGGAGGGGAGTGAGAGAAATATGAGAGCTAATTCTCATCTAGTGCTGGTTGATCTGCACAGCTCGTGGCATTCTTCTCAACAGATTTCCAATTCCACGTTTGCGTACCTGCAGAGTTGTAAATCTGCAGCTGCTTCTGTCTCGGCAGCATTTCGTCGATCATGCGGCAGGCGTGGGAAGATCTCGTCGTCTAGGGCGCCGGAAGTGGAGGCACGGACGGCGGAGATTCGCCGTCCGAGGGAGTGGCCTACGCGAGGAAATGGGTTGTTGTCAGTTTCCTCAAAAAAGGTCTCCACATCGAGTTCGAGTTATCGAGAAGATGAGGTGGTCTCTGATATGGACCTGTTTCTTGATATAGTGCCTTTGAGGATGAGGCAGGAACTGTTGAGGCATGATGAGATTCGGGAGCTGATTGAGGTGGTTATGGACTTGGGGAGGAAGCCCATTGCTCGCTTTCCTTCTGGGGATTGGATTATCTCAGAGGAAACTGTGAAGCTCGAAGATCTTCGACATGCCATCTCTAAGGTTGGTTCAGTGAATTTTGCTAATGGGACTAAAACCATAATCATGTTAcctaataatatttgaattttttttgaagtatAGAACTAATGTTGTTGCTATCTCCAGCCATTAAAGCTTTCGTCTTCGTGGTGTTTTAACCTGTTTAAGAGTTGAGTTTGAACATACAATACCTTTGATATTCCAACGGTTGGTTTTCTTTATGTAATTTGGACGTGGGAAAGCCAAAATGAAAAGAATAAGAAAGATGAATAAGATTATCGGTTGGAGTACTTGTTGAAAGAAGTTGAGAACCCATCCGTCATCCGTCATCACTCATTAATCTGTTAAAATAGTTTAATATTAGAATAATAAAGTGCTCATTTCATTTGTTAAATCTTCACAGTGATGCTTGATTGTAACCTTCATGTTTTCAACTGTATTTTCACTGGGTGAATCCCAACAAAAAGGAATGACTTGAAAACCTCAAGGCGTGTTGATATAAGAGCTAGTGTATGAGTACACGGCTCTGTGTATTCACGCATACTTGTATATGTCATACTGGTACCACATCATTATTCATTAAACTTCAGAGTAATTAATGGGTCTTTAGGTCGGTAATTTTTCTGATGACAACCGTTCTGGAATTGATCGCTCTCTGCATCGCATAAGTGCCATAAGAAATCGCAAAACACAAATTATAGGCCTTACTTGTCGAGTTGGTCGAGCTATATCTGGAAGTGCCGAAATCATACACGATTTAGTTGAAGATGGAGGCTCAATTTTGGTTATAGGGCCACCAGGAGTTGGCAAAACAACATTAATCAGGTATTAATTTTTGTGATCCTTTAGCAACTCTATTTTAGTTGTTTTAGATTTATTCAGTGACCAAATTTGAACATTTCTTTAACTGGATAGATGAGGTCATTGATGGTTCTTCGAAATATAATTAGCTACCAGGGCACTTTAACTTATATCTGATAACATCTAACAAGTTAAGAAATTCATAAGCAGTTTTGTTGGCATGGAGTGTAACTTGGTTTTATCGTGTAGTAATGATAATTGGACATTCGCACGAACAGGGAAATTGCCAGAATGCTGGCTGATGACCACAAAAAACGTGTAATCATTGTTGATACATCAAATGAAATTGGTGGTGATGGTGATGTACCCCATTCTGGTATTGGTCGTGCTAGAAGGATGCAAGTCCCAAATGTTCATTTGCAGCATAATGTGAGTTTAAAAAACTTATTCCTTTTTTGGTATAATTAATACAAGATCCTACTTTTAGACTGCATGAGTGGAGAAGCTTTTTTAAATAAAGTGGTTTTTGGGTTTGGTTGAACTTCTATAATTTTAAAAGTGATTGAAAAGGCTGAAATCAAAAAGCTGAAAATGTGGTTTTGGGGGCTTATAGTTCACCTTTTAGTTAAAAGTTAAAAACAAAGTGCTCAAACCCTTTCTTAGTCTTTGAATATTGACTTTATGTATGATGATCTGGAGCAGGTAATGATTGAAGCAGTTGAAAATCACATGCCGGAAACCATTATAATTGATGAAATAGGAACTGAGCTTGAAGCGTTGGCTGCTAGCACAATTGCTCAAAGAGGAGTTCAGCTTGTTGCAACAGCTCATGGAATTACTATCGAGAGTATCATCAAGAATCCCTCTTTGCAGATTCTTGTTGGTGGCATTGAGGTGAGAATGGATCTTTGTGCCTCATACTTTGTATCTATCCACGTCAATTCAAAACTTTCGGAGTTCAGTTTTGTTAGGCTCATTAAACAATGCAACAAACATAGGCACATTTAATTTTTCCGGATCAAAACTGAGTAATAGATGCTTTGTATATTTTTCCTGAAAAAAAGAGTGTTACTCTCGGTGATGAGGAAGCACGGAAGAGGAAAGTGCAGAAAACTATACTTGAGAGGAAGGGACCTCCTACATTTACTTGTGCAGTTGAGATGATATCTAAAACTGAGTGTCGAGTTCATCATAGGCTTGATGCAACTGTAGATGCTATTCTGGCAGGTATTTTgaaagttttatttatttacatttcAAAATTTATCTGCGGTATCAGATGTTGATTATGATTATCTTGAACCCAGGAAAATATCCATTGTTTGAAGTTCGCCGAATAGAGGATGAAGCTAAAGATCATGCTGGAGATACTGAAGCTAATAATTCATCAAAATTAACACAAGTTACTGAACAAAATCGTATTGGAGATACTATAGATAAAAAGTCATTGAAGTCTACTCAACATACTGGAAATGACAATGTCATAGATGCTGAAACTTATGTTTCATTGAGATCAAATCGAAGTGAGCAAACCCATTTTGGAGATTTTAACATGGAAAATGTTGaaatagaagaaaataaaataaagggtCACAAGGAAGTTGATGATTATCATCCCAAGTCCAAGAAAATTAGATCTAACGTAACAATGAGCAGAAAAAGCCCAGTATATGTTTATACTTACAAGGTACTTGTGCTCCCATCTTCATTTGGATGAATAATATCAAAATCTGTAAACAGTGTAATATAATAAATAGAGTGAAAAACCAAATTGATCTTATTTTATGCGTTTCAGATCCAGGATGCTGATTTATTACAAGTGGCAGCTGTAATGGGGTTTGATGATAAAATAGATGTAACTGATGATATTGGTTTCGCAGATGCTATTTTAGCATCTAGTTACGAAATAAAACAGAATCCTTGGATCCAGGGTGTCGCAAAATCTCATCAAATGCCTGTTTTTGTCATCAAGGTATTGTAGCCCAACAAGAATATTAGAGATGCGAATGTCTTTTTAAATAACTcgtctttttaaaaaaattgtagtcAAGTACAATGGCTCAAATGGTGAAGGCAATCCGTATGATTCTTGGGATGGATTTGTTTACCACTACACAGAAGCAATCAAACAGAACTTCTCTAGCTATTGAGATGGAAGACGATGCACCAAAGATACAACCATCCCTAGAGGAGATTGATGCCTTGGAGGTGCACAACTTTCTTCTATTTGATCATCTCAGCACCTTTTGTTTTGAAAATTAGGATCATGATACAATTGAGTGAGCTTTATCAAATGCATAATGCGGGATTTGTGAGGTTGTGAGTTATTAAGGCTGATAATGCTACTGTTCGATGTGGTAGTCTGATCTAGAAATTTATTTCCCTACGACGTGAACTTGTGGAACACACACAATTAGAGAGGATCAAGGGACATATTGAAGTacttaaatatgttttgggttGGTGATATGTACATATTTAAAGATATTGCCATGAATCTGGAATTTTTTTATGACGACTAGACCGTACTTGCCTCATTGCTGGGTCAACCTGTCATATTATAGTCATAGGAGCTGCATAATTTCACTGTTTCTTTCTCTCTAAATGACAAAAGGGAAGCCAAAGACGTGCAAGGCAGTTTCTTTCACTATCTGATGTCACGTCTCTACATGCTGTGGCATGGATCTTGCAATACCCGATTCAGAAAATTCTGTGAtattattctgaactcatcaAACATCCATCTTTTTCACTATTTAAGCTCAGGTGCAACCACTTATCTTAGTTTTTATTGTCTGGTACTAGGAAGTTCGACTTGCAATCGAGTATATTGTTATCCCTGGTGGCGAGCCTGTCGAACTTCTGCCAAGGCGGTCTGATATTGTTGCTCGACAACTCGAGCTGGTCGAGAGTTATCAGTTAGCTGCTGAGAATTCAGGTACGGAGTTAAATCCGCGGCTGCAGATCCTTACCCAGAAACTGAACAAGGGAAATTTCAAGCCGAGCTCAAGCTTTTTCTTCAAGTATGATGGTTCCGTGGCTTGTGGCGAAGGAGGTACAAGTGTTTTTAAGCTACCGTTTCTGCCCGAGTAACTtatcatgaatcatatatcaacTGATGATTGATATGCTTCAAAATATTGTATAGTCATGcaatttatttatcttttctttgtatattttcttcttcCTAAATGCTAATTTGGTGAAGTAATTGGCTGATTATTGTGGGAAATTGTTTGTACACTGTACATATAATTGAAATGGGGGCGTTGGAATTGCTTTCATTTGTTCAAGAATAGGCAATTTTATTTGGGTTGTGTTGTCTGTACCAACTGTAtttcggaaaaaaaaaacaatgtgTTGCCTCTATCAAACGTACGGGTTCATATAACTAAATTCATCTAATTTGTACAAATAATTATGCAAATACTTTTTCGTTCATCTTATTATACAACAgaacaaaattaaattaactaGTGTGTTTATTCAATCATTTAAATCATGTTAATTAAAggcattttcaaattttttattattttttaacatttttggttttttttattttaaatcacaTTTTCGGTTTTTGATATGAAAAGGAGGTGAATGggttttcaattaaaataataattacgaAGGTATCGTTgtcattaatttattattagtattgtgcaaaaattaaataaattaatcaatcGTTTGTTGTGATATATAATTAGTTTGTCTAACGTTacatcgatatatatatatatatatatatatatataattagttTGTCTAACGTTacatcgatatatatatatatatatatatatatatatatttatttcttgGTAAAGTTTTTgctccaaattgtgtgaggtaCATTtatttgggtgaaataaaaaagtTCGAAGAATAATTTGTTTGGTTTTTGTATTCAGAAGTTTAGGTGGTGTATGgagaaataaaattaaattgaataatttatttttttggaaattAATAATTCGCCAAAAACATGACATTCCCAAATCCTTTGGAAATATGAGCAGCTTAGCAAGCTTGAATCTGATCGGGAACCGTTTGACTGCTCAACTTTAAAGGCCAACAATCTATTCTTTGGAGAAATACCAAGTTCGTTTACATGTGCTATCTTTGTTCAATTTGAGAAACAATAGTTTCTCTGGTGGAAACTTGGAGAAAACAGGTTAACTGGCAATGTATCAACCTGGCTTGGAGATAACTTACCGTTCTCTTTCATGAGACATTAATGTAgcgatcatgggccattaggctgaaccactATGGGCCTCTGCCTatacccatg
Protein-coding sequences here:
- the LOC142537687 gene encoding protein SEEDLING PLASTID DEVELOPMENT 1, producing the protein MRANSHLVLVDLHSSWHSSQQISNSTFAYLQSCKSAAASVSAAFRRSCGRRGKISSSRAPEVEARTAEIRRPREWPTRGNGLLSVSSKKVSTSSSSYREDEVVSDMDLFLDIVPLRMRQELLRHDEIRELIEVVMDLGRKPIARFPSGDWIISEETVKLEDLRHAISKVGNFSDDNRSGIDRSLHRISAIRNRKTQIIGLTCRVGRAISGSAEIIHDLVEDGGSILVIGPPGVGKTTLIREIARMLADDHKKRVIIVDTSNEIGGDGDVPHSGIGRARRMQVPNVHLQHNVMIEAVENHMPETIIIDEIGTELEALAASTIAQRGVQLVATAHGITIESIIKNPSLQILVGGIESVTLGDEEARKRKVQKTILERKGPPTFTCAVEMISKTECRVHHRLDATVDAILAGKYPLFEVRRIEDEAKDHAGDTEANNSSKLTQVTEQNRIGDTIDKKSLKSTQHTGNDNVIDAETYVSLRSNRSEQTHFGDFNMENVEIEENKIKGHKEVDDYHPKSKKIRSNVTMSRKSPVYVYTYKIQDADLLQVAAVMGFDDKIDVTDDIGFADAILASSYEIKQNPWIQGVAKSHQMPVFVIKSSTMAQMVKAIRMILGMDLFTTTQKQSNRTSLAIEMEDDAPKIQPSLEEIDALEEVRLAIEYIVIPGGEPVELLPRRSDIVARQLELVESYQLAAENSGTELNPRLQILTQKLNKGNFKPSSSFFFKYDGSVACGEGGTSVFKLPFLPE